A portion of the Tepidanaerobacter syntrophicus genome contains these proteins:
- the glmM gene encoding phosphoglucosamine mutase yields MKPRLFGTDGVRGVANKDLSPLLAFKLGRAGAHVLSKLHEKPIIVVGKDTRISGDMLEAALAAGICSQGADVLKVGVMPTPAIAYLTRYFNADAGAVISASHNPVEYNGIKFFNKDGYKLPDALEDEIEALLDDESGTINTPIGPNVGRIYTKDDAARHYIDFVKSVIGDNTRFKGLKVAVDCANGASYQVAPMILQELGADVYIINNEPDGTNINVNCGSTHPESLCEYVKKIGADVGLSFDGDADRLIAVDEKGEIVDGDHVLAICGIYLKNKGLLKKDTVVATVMSNMGLEVALKKAGINLVRTKVGDRYVLEEMLKSGYTLGGEQSGHVIFLNYHTTGDGMISGVNLLNVMVDEGKKLSELRQVMKVYPQVLINVRVADKTGYDTNEHIQKVIKENEALLGDRGRILVRPSGTEPLIRVMVEGEQQDLIEKVAKSVAQVIEEELR; encoded by the coding sequence CTTCATGAGAAGCCAATTATTGTAGTTGGCAAAGATACGCGAATATCCGGAGATATGTTAGAGGCTGCACTGGCGGCCGGCATATGCTCACAAGGTGCTGACGTTTTAAAAGTCGGGGTAATGCCAACACCTGCAATAGCCTATCTTACACGTTACTTTAATGCTGATGCAGGAGCTGTAATATCGGCTTCTCATAATCCCGTAGAATACAATGGCATAAAATTTTTCAATAAAGACGGATATAAGCTGCCCGATGCTTTAGAAGATGAGATCGAAGCATTGCTGGATGATGAAAGTGGCACTATTAACACACCGATTGGTCCGAACGTTGGCAGAATCTATACAAAAGATGATGCGGCAAGGCACTACATAGACTTTGTGAAATCTGTAATAGGAGACAACACCAGATTTAAAGGTTTAAAAGTAGCAGTTGACTGTGCCAATGGAGCATCTTACCAAGTAGCACCCATGATTTTACAAGAACTGGGGGCGGATGTCTACATAATAAATAATGAGCCAGATGGCACTAATATAAATGTTAATTGCGGTTCCACCCATCCGGAAAGCCTTTGCGAGTATGTTAAAAAAATTGGAGCAGATGTTGGGCTGTCATTTGATGGAGACGCGGATAGACTGATTGCAGTTGACGAAAAGGGAGAGATAGTCGACGGTGATCATGTTTTAGCTATATGTGGCATATATCTTAAAAATAAAGGACTCTTAAAAAAAGATACTGTAGTAGCTACAGTAATGAGCAACATGGGTCTTGAAGTGGCACTGAAGAAGGCAGGTATAAATTTAGTCCGCACTAAAGTCGGCGATCGCTATGTTCTAGAAGAGATGCTAAAGAGCGGATACACTTTGGGTGGAGAGCAATCAGGCCATGTAATCTTCTTAAACTATCATACTACAGGAGATGGAATGATAAGCGGCGTAAATCTTCTCAATGTAATGGTAGATGAAGGCAAAAAGCTTTCCGAGCTAAGGCAAGTAATGAAGGTGTACCCCCAAGTTCTGATAAATGTAAGAGTAGCAGACAAGACAGGCTATGACACAAATGAGCATATACAAAAAGTCATAAAAGAAAATGAAGCTTTGTTAGGGGACAGAGGTAGAATTTTAGTTCGCCCCTCAGGCACAGAACCCCTTATTCGTGTAATGGTAGAAGGTGAACAGCAAGATTTAATCGAAAAAGTAGCAAAATCTGTTGCCCAAGTGATAGAAGAAGAACTGAGATAA